In Dermacentor variabilis isolate Ectoservices chromosome 7, ASM5094787v1, whole genome shotgun sequence, a genomic segment contains:
- the LOC142586837 gene encoding monobin-like, which translates to MGKRGGYCSTLLVLASSVVLSEPNPTELKLLRKLWSYSCEEPLMEPVGDCTASINKYFFNKTANMCQKFYWDGCLSRGVYETRYECALSCHVGEAAAFCAVPPPPSGCGGQKKGGWGHHYEMDAFYYDISTRTCKSFKFCGPSVPPDSNFFTSLSMCIMECEGFPFGE; encoded by the exons ATGGGAAAAAGAGGTGGCTATTGTTCCACACTTCTTGTGCTCGCCTCTTCGGTGGTGCTGAGCGAACCAA ACCCGACGGAACTCAAGCTATTAAGAAAACTGTGGAGCTACAGTTGTGAGGAGCCACTTATGGAACCGGTGGGGGACTGCACCGCAAGTATAAACAAGTACTTCTTCAACAAAACCGCGAACATGTGTCAAAAGTTTTATTGGGATGGCTGCCTTTCCAGAGGGGTGTACGAAACCCGCTACGAATGCGCACTCAGCTGCCACGTCG GTGAAGCAGCTGCATTCTGTGCAGTGCCTCCTCCTCCTAGCGGATGCGGCGGACAAAAGAAAGGAGGCTGGGGACATCATTACGAAATGGATGCGTTCTACTATGACATCAGTACGAGGACTTGCAAGTCTTTTAAATTCTGTGGACCTTCAGTACCACCAGACTCAAACTTTTTCACCAGCCTGTCGATGTGTATCATGGAATGCGA